The following coding sequences lie in one Silene latifolia isolate original U9 population chromosome 5, ASM4854445v1, whole genome shotgun sequence genomic window:
- the LOC141655387 gene encoding uncharacterized protein LOC141655387 has protein sequence MDIAGPLPLASGNRTYMRAMKDYFSKWIEAEAFPQILEKHNGRLSSRWNIKLFKSTPRNPQSNGQAESSNKIVMNNLKRRLEEIGANWADELPFVLWSDRTTPKVGIGQTSFSLVYGAEAVIPSEVQIPMHRYANATEERNQVEMVNSLDTIDEPRTSAQIRMTTYYKA, from the exons ATGGACATTGCGGGACCATTACCCCTTGCTTCTGGAAACAGGACGTACATGCGGGCAATGAAGGACTACTTCtctaaatggatagaggcagaagctttCCCTCAGATCCTGGAgaagcat AATGGAAGACTATCAAGCCGGTGGAACATCAAGCTGTTTAAGTCCACTCCTAGGAATCCGCAgtccaacggtcaggcagaatccagcaacAAGATAGTCATGAACAACCTGAAAAGAAGGCTAGAGGAGATAGGAGCTAACTGGGCCGATGAGCTCCCCTTCGTGCTATGGTCTGATAGAACTACCCCCAAAGTGGGAATAGGTCAAACATCATTCAGTCTCGTATATGGGGCCGAGGCAGTTATTCCCTCTGAGGTGCAAATACCAATGCATCGATATGCTAATGCAACCGAAGAGAGGAACCAGGTAGAAATGGTCAACAGCCTAGATACCATTGATGAGCCAAGAACCAGCGCCCAAATCAGGATGACGACCTACTACAAGGCATAA